The Ascochyta rabiei chromosome 3, complete sequence genome segment GCACAAGGACGGTGACCGCTTCGAGAAGATGCCGTTTGAGGGCCCGGGCAATACCATGGAGGGCACCTACCAATACACTGCGCTTAAAGCGCGACTTTGCACCATCTATGCGGCTTTGAACCAGGAAACGGAAGGTTGGGCCCTAGAGGGCTTAGCAGCTGTTCAGAAAGAGGCGAGCATTGCTAGCAACCTGCAGCGCCAGTTCGAGCAAATCGTGGAGAAGTACAAAAAGAACGACTCTGTTACGCTTGACCTCGACCTTGTGGACAAGAACCCTTTTGTCTGGCAGCTGGTTCTCTTCGGTCGACCCATGACGAATCTAGACGGCGGAATGTTCAGGATTATACTGTACATCAGCCCCAGATGGCCAGACGTACTGCCTCGTGTGCGCTTCGAGACTCCGATCTTTCACCACCGTGTCTCTCCTGATGGAATTCTTTGCTACGACGCAGCGAACAAGAACGATATGCGCTCCCATGTCGAGGCCATCATTGGAGCCGTCGAGGAGGAGTCACCAGCCTACGATCCACGCACGCTCGTCAATCCCGAAGCTGCCAAGCTATTCTGGGGTACCCCTGACGAGAAGAAGCTGTACAACCGCCGTCTGAGGCGTACTGTACAGGACAGTGCTGAGTGAGTACCTCTGATGCTGATGAAAAACTACCAAGATCCGCTCACTGACATGACCCAGGAACTGCTTTTGATTCAAGTATTCACAAACTGGCGGTTCGGCTGCCAAGAGTTACGACGTTACGGCCGATCATACGGAAGATTGATTATACAGTACATTGATACCCACGCCTGGCCTCTTCTGAGGCATTGCGGCTTGCATACTCGGCGCTCATAATGGGATTGGCGCATAGCATACTCGAATACCATAGCATGGGCGTTGGTCATTGTGGTAGCTGACCGGACGAACCTGGCATCTGGTCAACTCTGAAGAGTGCAGAGCATCCTCCAGAAATATACAAGACTAGCAAATGATGTGAATTTCCAAATTGGTTGCACTCGCGTATTCGGAAAGACGCCGTCCAAGCCCGTGAAAGCGCGAGACCCTGGTCAGCTGGTGGGGGCTTAGCCCTGCGCGACATATCTCCACCGAACTCCGCAAACAATCCCCATCTCCCCTGCACTACCGCCAATACCAACCAATTGAACGCCAGGCAAAATGTCAACCTCGAAGTTTCAAACACTGGGTACGGTGGTCGTCGTCGGTGGATGCGGGTTCCTGGGTAGCCACATCGTCAGCTACATCGTCAAGCGCCATCCCCAGACACGGATTGCGGTCCTCGACTTGCGCACAAACTCGAACCGTCATGCGAGCAGCACAGTCTCCTACCACGATGGCGACATCACCGATCTGGCCGCTATGCAGAAGTTCTTCGCTCAAACCAAGCCCGACGTCGTCATCCACACAGCCTCTCCGCACTTCAACCTGCCACCTGCGATCCACAACAAGGTCAATGTTGAGGGCACCAAGAACCTGCTGAAGGCATCGCAAGATGCGGGAGTCAAGGCTTTTGTATACACCAGCTCTGCTAGTGTCATATTTGGTGGAAGCACTGAGCTTGTCAATGCGGACGAGAAGTGGCCCTTGGTTACTGGAGATGCGCAGCCTGAGTACTACACCACCACCAAGGTAGGAACTCCACTCAATGACAATGGAACTCTGTGCTAACTTCGTGCCTAGGCTTACGCTGAGACGTACGTGCTCGAAGCTAACCGCAAGCCAGAGAGCTTCCTTACCGCCGCCATTCGCCCCGCAGGTATCTTTGGAGAGGGAGACGTACAATTACTCCCCAAGATGGTCACCGCTTACAAGGATGGGAAGACCAAGTACCAGGTCGGCGATAACGACAACCTCTTCGACTTTACGTACGTTGAGAACGTAGCGCATGGCCACGTCCTTGCGGTACTGGCCCTCCTCAGCACACACAAGTTCCTGCCTACCGTCCCCATTGACACCGAGCGCGTCGATGGCGAGGCTTTCTTCATCACGAACGGCGAGCCAGTGTTTTTCTGGGACTTTGCGCGCGCAGTATGGCACGAGGCCGGCGACCGTCTGCCACTGAAGTCTGTATGGCATCTGGATGCCGGGTTCGCCAGCATGGTCGGCTTCTTCTCAGAGTGGGCTATGTGGGCAATGGGCAAGACACCCAATTTGACAAGGGCGCAAGTCCGATACAGCACCTTGAAGAAGTACCACAGCATCGCAAAGGCAAGGAACAGGCTTGGCTATTCGCCAATCGTCAGTCTGGATGAGGGAGTCCGGAGGGGCGTGAGGTATATCATCGAGCAGGATGAGAAGGCAGGCCAGAAGAAGGGACAGTAAATGAGACGAAGTGCAGGCTACGACGCAATAATACAGCATCTCGCATTGTAGATATTGATAATCTAATATACCCTTTGCATTGAATAGTAAGATGCTCAGAACTACAATCTACCTCACGGTCCCTCTGTTGCTCCCAGCTTGATGCAGATCCGGAGCATCTCCGGCGTCCCGTCCCTTAACACTCGCTCCCGTCTGCCATCTCTCCTGCAACCCCGCTCGCAAAACGTACCATGGCCGTCCACAACCAACATGAAGTATGTCGAACCACCCGGCGCTGCCCAAGTCAGCTTATTCCGCCCTCGGGTTGCCCCCCAGTGTTGTCAGAATCCTGATGAACCCCAAgccaccaccgcccaccACAGCAGCGCCAGAGCTCCACCAGAATGCGACAGACTTCACCGAGCGCCTGCCGGAAAATGAATCGCACATTATGCTGTATGCGGAACTGCTGCTGCACATACGCACAATCACGCTGTTTGCGAGCCTGAGAAGTCACCACACCAGAGAAACGAAGGCGCGGCTCGATGCAGACGGGAACTTGATCACCGTGTCGCATGAGGGTTACAAGGCGACAATACGGCTTCCCATCCAGGTCGAAGGAAAGGGCGATGCCGCGCTTGAACTTCCTGCGCAGCCACCCAGCAAG includes the following:
- a CDS encoding 3-beta-hydroxysteroid-4-alpha-carboxylate 3-dehydrogenas(decarboxylating) — translated: MSTSKFQTLGTVVVVGGCGFLGSHIVSYIVKRHPQTRIAVLDLRTNSNRHASSTVSYHDGDITDLAAMQKFFAQTKPDVVIHTASPHFNLPPAIHNKVNVEGTKNLLKASQDAGVKAFVYTSSASVIFGGSTELVNADEKWPLVTGDAQPEYYTTTKAYAETYVLEANRKPESFLTAAIRPAGIFGEGDVQLLPKMVTAYKDGKTKYQVGDNDNLFDFTYVENVAHGHVLAVLALLSTHKFLPTVPIDTERVDGEAFFITNGEPVFFWDFARAVWHEAGDRLPLKSVWHLDAGFASMVGFFSEWAMWAMGKTPNLTRAQVRYSTLKKYHSIAKARNRLGYSPIVSLDEGVRRGVRYIIEQDEKAGQKKGQ